One segment of Rhipicephalus sanguineus isolate Rsan-2018 chromosome 6, BIME_Rsan_1.4, whole genome shotgun sequence DNA contains the following:
- the LOC125758912 gene encoding uncharacterized protein LOC125758912, with translation MLRSRIILGIRDKGLQKKLISENPSYQRVVEICRIREQGEEQFRQIRGTTEGAETAAVNALARVTKPCNKCGYKVHRGSRCPATGKACKKCGGLNHFAQACSQSSFLHSEDAKRREIGELHVDERSDFFLDALTVNALASDQWTATVSIEGRPMVCKLDTGANCCVISKEDVLSLPRKTREACRATLTSFFGHKTTAQFKVKLSLSVNDKQHDETFFVIEQNVPVTLSGAAAESLGLIYRVDSVETQQLYPAAQPFTDVFTGLGQLKNFEYEMKLKPGAVGVVVPARRVPVAIEEKVKAELQRMEEHNVITKEQVRYLGHVFTTQGLSLGPDRVQAILDMPAPSNTSERRLEELRVATAKDPALSTIRSYAETDWPENKEDVPACARPFWAYREEMHTQDGLVFRSNKVTVPSAKRAEILRLLHLAHSGAEKMKIRARSVMFWPSMSSDIEQVAASCKVCQAHQKQNTKMPLLSHDVPSLPWEMVGMDLFHHGGKEFALIVDFYSFYFEIKEFRYTTARHLKEWCAKVFSVHGLPVKLCSDNGPPFSSQEFREFLHELGVTHVTSSPYHPRANGMAERAVQEAKTLLKKCSYNSPDFHLALLELRNTPRDAILMSPVQRLMCRQTRTLLPVPSCHLKPAPLPSRKVHSRLQEIRHKQKVYYNRGARDLRALSPGQRASLYDTHTRTWSPVVVLGSAGAPRSVLVKTEDGREMRRTREHLREVPELPCPNTTTTPSSGLPGSGPVPEPPLPRRSTRERREPRRYPMPERPILPQGKEDVTELARPR, from the exons ATGCTTCGTAGCCGCATCATACTCGGTATCCGGGACAAGGGACTGCAAAAGAAGTTAATTTCTGAAAACCCCTCTTACCAAAGAGTAGTCGAAATCTGTCGCATCCGAGAGCAAGGCGAGGAGCAGTTTCGACAGATACGTGGCACCACTGAAGGCGCTGAAACTGCAGCCGTAAATGCGTTGGCCAGAGTAACAAAGCCATGCAACAAATGTGGCTACAAAGTTCACCGCGGCAGCCGCTGCCCAGCAACAGGAAAAGCGTGCAAGAAATGCGGAGGATTGAATCATTTCGCCCAAGCATGCTCACAGTCATCCTTCTTGCACAGCGAAGATGCAAAGCGCAGGGAAATAGGAGAGCTACATGTTGACGAAAGGTCAGATTTTTTTCTGGACGCTTTAACTGTGAACGCACTCGCTAGCGACCAGTGGACCGCGACAGTTTCCATTGAAGGCCGTCCGATGGTCTGCAAACTTGATACTGGGGCAAACTGTTGTGTGATTTCAAAGGAAGATGTTTTGTCGCTTCCGAGAAAGACTCGTGAAGCCTGCCGAGCCACGTTAACGAGTTTTTTCGGCCACAAAACGACTGCGCAGTTTAAAGTAAAGTTGTCGCTATCCGTGAACGATAAACAGCACGATGAAACCTTCTTCGTCATTGAGCAAAACGTGCCGGTGACCCTCAGCGGAGCAGCAGCAGAAAGCCTTGGCTTGATTTATCGCGTTGATAGCGTCGAGACGCAGCAACTCTACCCGGCGGCTCAGCCCTTCACCGATGTTTTCACAGGATTGGGACAGCTGAAAAATTTTGAGTACGAAATGAAGCTCAAACCAGGCGCCGTCGGTGTTGTTGTGCCAGCCAGAAGGGTTCCGGTCGCCATTGAAGAAAAAGTAAAGGCCGAACTTCAACGCATGGAGGAGCACAACGTCATAACCAAG GAGCAAGTTCGCTACTTGGGACACGTTTTCACCACGCAAGGACTGAGCCTGGGACCCGATCGCGTCCAAGCCATTTTGGACATGCCAGCGCCAAGTAACA CTTCTGAGCGTCGCCTCGAGGAACTACGTGTGGCAACCGCCAAGGATCCTGCTCTGTCGACCATCCGATCCTATGCCGAGACTGACTGGCCGGAAAACAAAGAGGACGTCCCAGCATGTGCCAGGCCATTTTGGGCGTATCGAGAAGAGATGCATACACAAGATGGCCTCGTCTTTCGCAGCAACAAGGTAACCGTACCAAGCGCTAAGAGAGCTGAAATCCTTCGGCTTCTTCATCTGGCCCACTCGGGGGCGGAAAAGATGAAAATTCGGGCTAGGAGTGTCATGTTTTGGCCATCCATGTCGAGTGACATTGAACAGGTTGCAGCATCATGCAAAGTTTGCCAGGCTCACCAGAAGCAAAACACTAAGATGCCTCTACTGTCGCATGATGTCCCCAGTCTGCCATGGGAAATGGTTGGCATGGACTTATTCCATCACGGTGGTAAAGAGTTTGCCTTAATTGTAGACTTCTACTccttttattttgaaataaaggaGTTTAGATACACAACAGCCCGGCACTTGAAGGAGTGGTGCGCGAAAGTTTTCTCTGTCCACGGCTTACCAGTGAAGCTCTGCAGTGACAACGGGCCCCCTTTTAGTAGCCAAGAGTTCCGTGAATTTCTGCATGAACTAGGAGTCACCCACGTGACGTCAAGCCCTTATCACCCTCGCGCAAATGGCATGGCCGAAAGGGCAGTTCAAGAAGCGAAAACgctgctgaagaagtgttcgTATAACAGCCCAGACTTCCATTTAGCTCTGCTTGAGTTGCGCAATACTCCACGTGATGCTATTCTGATGTCACCTGTGCAGAGGCTGATGTGTCGACAGACGAGAACACTGCTCCCGGTTCCCTCCTGCCACCTGAAGCCGGCACCATTGCCCAGCAGGAAGGTGCACTCCCGTCTCCAGGAGATTCGCCACAAGCAGAAGGTCTACTACAATCGAGGTGCTCGGGACCTGCGCGCCCTCTCACCGGGTCAGAGGGCCTCGTTGTACGACACGCACACACGGACGTGGTCCCCGGTCGTTGTGCTGGGATCAGCGGGAGCTCCACGCTCCGTACTGGTAAAAACAGAAGATGGCCGAGAAATGCGACGCACACGGGAACATCTCCGGGAGGTTCCAGAGCTACCATGCCCCAACACTACCACAACTCCTTCCTCAGGCTTGCCAGGCTCGGGACCCGTTCCAGAGCCGCCACTACCACGGAGAAGCACTCGGGAACGTCGCGAGCCTCGTCGGTACCCCATGCCAGAGCGACCTATATTGCCCCAAGGAAAGGAAGATGTAACCGAGTTGGCACGGCCGCGATAG